One Sulfurimonas sp. HSL-3221 genomic window, GCCTTGTCGATAAACTCCTCGTATTTGAGCGGGCGGTTGTCCAGGGCGCTGGGAAGACGGAAACCGTATTCGACGAGTACCTCTTTGCGGCTGCGGTCGCCGGCGTACATCCCGCGGAACTGGGGCAGGGAGACGTGCGACTCGTCGACGATGATCATATACTTGTCATGGTTGATGGCGAAGTAGTCCAGCAGGGTGTAGGGGGCTTCGCCCGGCTTTTTAGCGGTGAGGTGGCGGGAGTAGTTCTCGATCCCTTTGCACATGCCGACGGTCTCCAGCATCTCGAGGTCGAACTCGGTGCGCTGTTTGAGGCGCTGCGCCTCGACGATCTTCTCGTTGGCCAGCAGGTTGTCCAGCCGCTCACCGAGTTCATCCTCAATCGTCTTCACGGCCCGGGAGAGTTTCTCCTGCCCGACGGTAAACTGGCTTGTGGCGTAGACGGTGACCTTCTCCTTCTCCTCAAGCTTTTTGTTGGCGATCACTTCGAAGGTGTAGATGGCCTCGATCTCGTCGCCGAAGAACTCCACCCGGATCGCCTCGTCCTCAAGGTAGGGCGGGTAGATGTCGAGCACGTCGCCGCTGACGCGCAGGTGCCCGCTGTCGAAGTAGGTGTCGTTGCGGCTATAGCCCATCTCCACGAGGCGCAAGAGCAGCTCCTTCTGCTCAATCTCCTGTCCGACCTCGAGGATCTGCACCATTTTGGCGTACTCCTCCGGGTCCCCCAGACCGTAGTTGGCGGAGACAGAGGCAATGACGATGACGTCGTCGTAGCTGAGCAGATTGGCCGTCGCCGAGAGGCGGAGACGTTCAAGTTCGTCGTTGATGGAGCTGTCCTTTTCGATAAAAAGGTCCTGGCGCGGGATGTAGGCCTCTGGCTGGTAGTAGTCGTAGTAGCTGATGAAGTATTCGACGTGGTTGTTGGGGAAGAAGGCCTTGAATTCGCTGTAGAGCTGGGCGGCAAGGGTCTTGTTGTGGGTCATGATGATCGTCGGCAGCTGGGTCTTTTCGATAACCTTCGCCATCGTATAGGTCTTCCCGCTTCCGGTGACACCTTCAAGGGTCTGGTAACGGTGCCCTTGGAGGACGCTCTTGGAGAGGGTGTCAATCGCTCCGGGCTGGTCTCCTGCCGGTGCATACTCGGTGACGACTTCAAATCTGCCCACGCATCATCCTTTACTCTTATCTCTTTGTGATAGAATTATAGCCAAGCGCGGCAGGGAGCGTTCCCGCCGCACAAACGAGAGAAACAGGACAGAGAAATTATGGAACAGCAAGGACAAAGCGTCGTTGACAGACTCGGCGGAAAAATTTCACAGGTGATGGCACAGCTGCAGGCACTGAAAGAGGAAAATGAGGTCCTGAAAAACGACCTGATGAACCAGCAGACGCAAAACGACGCCTACCGCGGCCAGATTGAACGCCTTGAAGCGGACAACGCAGCCAAAGAGCGCGAGATCGAAGAGATCGTCAACAAGATCGAGAGTATTCTCGGGTAAGCCGGAGGATCCGGCAAGCGCATGAGCAAAAAAGTCTCCCTCACCGTCAACCGCAGCCGTTTCGACATCGATCTCGACGACGCCTTTGCGGATTTCTTACTTGAACAACTCGATAAAGATTTCAAACTTGATGCAAATAATGATCTGAAAGTGCTTTTGCAGGCGTACGTCCGGAAAAACTATGAGCTTTTTGAGCAGGCAGGCAGGCTTGAAGAGATGCTGAACACGATAGATGCTAAAAATTGAGTATTTCCATTAATCTTTCTATAAGTAAGAAGATTACATAATAACATCAGGTTACGAGTGTGGCCAAAACTTATGTTAAGGAGTCTCTTATGAAAAGAGCTGGTTTTACAATGATCGAATTGATCTTCGTTATCGTTATTCTTGGTATTTTGGCGGCTGTCGCCATCCCGAAACTTGCTGCAACACGTGATGATGCGAAAATTTCTGCCATCATCGGAAATGCGCGTACACTGATCGGTGATATTACTGCAAAGCGTACTGCACTGGGTGAGGCAGACTTTAAACTTGCTCTCTATTCAGATGTTTCCAGTGTTCCTGCTAATAAAGGGGCGTGTGGTACTGCTTATGCTGCAGCTGATAAGCTTGCAGGTACGACTGCCTATTTGTGCGACTCTGACGCTGGTACTGGATGTGTAACGCTCCAAGTTGATGCGAACGGATCCACAATTACAGTTGGCACAAATACAGGTACTACTGTTTGTGATGGTGTCGCTGCTGACCCGGCGATCATTGCGTATAAAGCAACACCGATCAATATGGGTGGATCAACCGTTACTCGCTAATTTTTCTTAACAACCCCCCGGGCTTAAGCTCGGGAGTAATCCCCTTTTCAACCTTCGCTATACACATGTATACTACTGCTGTTTATTATCGCACTTTTTTGTTTTAAGAATGCAATTAGAATTAAAGGTGTAACATGGATATTAAGGGATCAACCATGAAAAAAGCCGCTTTTACGATGATTGAGTTGATATTCGTCATGTTGGTGTTAGGAATTCTTGCAGTCATCGCGATCCCAAGATTAGCGGCGGTGCGTGATGATGCAGAAATATCGAGAATGGCGAGCGATGTTATGACGGGCAGCTTTGAATGTGCTGCTCATGTTGTGGCGAGGGGAGCGGTCGATCCAACGATGTCAAATATGTCTCAAGCGATCAAAAATGTTGTTATTGCTGGAAAAGCGACCGAATCTCCAAGGCATGTCTCATTTATTATGGGAACGATTCCAAACTGTGTCATGCTTGACATTAATCAAAGTAGTGATGGAAATGTTGAAGAGATCCAACTCAGTTATGCGAATGCTGGTAGCGATGATCTCTGTCTCGGGTTACATGATGTTATCGACGAAGGGAAATTTCCCATTCCATTGAAAGGAAGAACCATTGTACGCTAAACGATATGGATTTACAATGATTGAACTTGTTTTTGTTATTGTTGTACTGGGAATTTTGGCGGCTATTGCCATTCCAAAATTTGCAGCGACAAGAGAGGATGCGCAGATATCCAAAGGGGCGGCTGATGTCGCTGCGATCCGTTCCGGAATCATTTCTGTACGGCAGCAATACCTCCTGCGAGGGCAGACATCCTATCCCTCTTCGTTGAGCGGTGCAGGCGTTGCAAGCGGGAAACTGTTTGACGGAAACGGAACAGGGACGATCCTGATGTACGCAGTAACACCCAAGACGGCCGGAGGGCACTGGCGGGGTACCGACCCGAATTATATCTACCAAGTAGGAACGGTGAACTGCGGCTTTACCTATAATAATGCAAACGGTACGTTTAATCTAACGACAACCGGTCAGATATACTGTGACGGGCTTGTCGGTAACTGATGTTGCTACGGCTATTGTGAAACTTTTTTCTCTCCTTTCACGATAGCCAATGCCCTATTTTGAACTCTCTCTTTTAAATACCCCGCTTGGTGCACTGACTTACGCATCTGATACACCTTTGGAGAAGGGGCAAATCATTGAGGTGTCGCTACAGACGAGAAAGCGTCTCGGTATCGTAATGAAGCAGGTGGAACAACCTGCTTTTGAAACCGAAAAGATCACTGCACTACAAAGCGCCTATTTCAAAAATTGGCAAATCGAATTCGCAAGATTTATCTCCGAATACTATTTTTGTTCCCTGGGGGAAGCGCTGGGGCTCTTTGTCCCTTATGACGGATTGTCAAACGAGGTAGATCAGACGCTGTATGGCTCAATTGCACTTTCGAAACGCCAGGAAGAGGTGTTGACTTTTCTGAAAAAGCATCCGGTCTCACTGCTTTTCGGCGATACCGGTTCGGGCAAGACAGAGATCTATATGAAATATTTTGAGGCGATGCTGTCACAGGGAAAACGTTCTTTGTTCCTCATGCCGGAAATCTCGCTGACACCGCAGATGCAGAAGCGCCTGGAGGCGCATTTCGGGGATGCCGTGGTGATGTGGCACTCGAAACTGACGAAGAAGCAGAAAGAGAAAGCACTGATCAAGATTCGTAGCGGAGAGGCGGGGATCATCGCCGGCCCGCGCTCTGCGCTTTTCCTGCCGATCGACGATCTTGGCGTGATCATCGTTGACGAGGAGCATGACGACAGTTATAAATCCTCCTCACGCCCGCGCTACCATGCCCGGGATATGGCGATCTATTACGGGAAACTGCTCAAGATCCCGGTGGTGCTTGGCAGTGCGACCCCTTCACTCAGTTCCTATGTGAAATTCCCCCACTACCGGCTCAAAGGCGGGCATTTTCAGAGCGAGCGCGCGTTTGAGTTTGAAGCACATGCCGAGGGGATTACGCCGAAGATCGAATCGGCCATCGAGGCGACCGTGGCGCAAAAAGAGCAGGCGATGCTTTTTATCCCGACCCGGGCGAATTTCAAATATCTCATCTGCAGCAGCTGCGGCTATACCTATGAGTGCCCTTTTTGCAGTGTCGGGATGAGCGTACACCGCTACCGCCGTCAGGTACGCTGCCACTACTGCGGGTTTGCCGAGGCGATTCCCCAGCACTGTCCCGAATGCCAGACGGGTGACCTTGTCAGTTCGCGTCTGGGCACGGCGGAAGCGGTCGAATATTTCCATGAGCAGCAGCCGCAGTGGCGGGTGGCGCAGTTCGACCGGGACAAGATCACAACCCAGAAAAAGCTCAAAGAGCTGCTGCACGCTTTTAACGAACACGAGATTGATCTGCTTGTCGGGACGCAGATGCTCTCGAAGGGGCATGATTACCATGCAGTGACGCTCGCGGTCGTTTTGGGTCTGGACAACCTTCTCAGTCTCAGCGATTACCGAGCTCGGGAGCGCGCATTGTCGCTTTTGCTGCAGATCGCGGGGCGCAGCGGCCGGAAAAAGGCGGCACGCGTCATTGTGCAGACTTTCAATGCCGAATTCTTTTCCGCCTATGTCGATGCGTATGAACGGTTCTTGGAGGAGGAGAAACTCTTCAGAGAAGGGATGTACCCGCCCTACAAAAAGCTCTGCCGCGTGCTCTTTGCCCACAAAAAAAGCGAGACTGCCGAAGCGGCGATGCGTCAGATGGAAACGGGACTGAAAGTGTTCGACACGGTGGAAATCGTCGGGGCCGGGAAGGCACCGATTGAAAAGATCGCGGGGAAATACCGCTATCAGATTCTGTTGCGCTCCGATAAGAGCACTGACCTGATCCGGGCGCTCAAAACGACGAAGGTGCCGCTGGCCGAGATCGATATGGATCCCATCGAGTTCGGCTAATATCGATTTGAAAGCTCAAACTAACGGCCATCTGGCTAAAATCCCTCTATGATTAAGCGCTATCCTACCAAGCAGATTTATGTCGGAAATGTCCCCGTCGGCGGGGATGCGCCTATTTCCGTTCAGTCGATGACCTACAGCCGTACCCGCGACGTCGAAGCGACGGTTGAACAGATCAACCGCCTTCATTTCGCGGGGTGTGACATTGTGCGTGTCGCCGTCCCGGATATGGAAGATGCGCTGGCACTCAGATCGATCAAGGAACAGATATCTTTGCCGCTTGTCGCCGACATCCATTTCAACTATAAGTTGGCCCTCGTAGCGGCAGAAGTCGTCGACTGTATCCGCATCAACCCGGGCAATATCGGTGAAAAAAGCCGGGTAAAGGATGTCGTCAAAGCCTGCCAGGAACGCAACATCCCGATCCGTATCGGCGTCAATGCGGGCAGCCTGGAAAAACAGTTCGATGCGAAGTACGGCCAGACGGCGGAGGGGATGGTCGCCTCGGCGGAGTACAACATCAAATTTCTCGAAGACCTCGGCTTTACGGATATCAAGGTTTCCCTCAAGGCCAGCGACGTGCAGCGTACCGTCGAGGCGTATCGCCTGCTGCGTCCGAAGAACAATTACCCTTTCCATCTTGGGGTGACCGAAGCAGGCACGAAGTTCCACGCGACGGTGAAGAGTGCCATCGGTCTGGGCACGCTGCTGCTGGAGGGGATAGGCGATACCATGCGCGTTTCCATCACCGGCGAACTCGAAGAGGAGATCAACGTCGGCCGCGCTATTCTCAAAGATTCCGGCGCGGCGGGGGAGGGGCTCAATATTATCTCCTGCCCGACCTGTGGCCGGATCGAAGCGGACCTGGTGAGCGCGGTGGACGAGATCGAAAAGCGCACCAAGCATATCAAGGCCCCGCTCAACGTCTCCGTTATGGGCTGCGTCGTCAATGCCATCGGTGAAGCGCAGCATGCCGACGTTGCGATCGCTTACGGCAAGGGGAGCGGCCTGGTGATGGTGAAGGGCGAAGTTGTTGCGCGCCTGGAGGAGAAGGAGCTGGTGGACAAGTTCGTCGACGAGGTTGAAAAGATGGCGGGAGGGAACGAATAATGGAAGAGAAACTCTACAACCTCGCCTTTGAAAAAGCCGTACTCAGTTCGATCATCTTCGAACCTTCCCAGTTCGAGGAGCTCGAAGCGATTCTGAAGTCGGAGGATTTCTACCTGCCGGCACACCAGGATATCTACGGTGCCATCGTCTCCCTCTCCCGCCGGGACGAGCCGATCGACGAAGAGTTTATCCGCAAAGAGCTCAATGCGAAGAAGAAGTTCGATGAGAACGTGATGCTCGAGATCCTCTCGGCCAACCCGATCTCGAATACGGCGGCCTACATTAAAGAGCTGAAGGATAAATCCCTCAAGCGGCACCTGCTGACCCTGACGACGGAGATCAAGAAGGTCGCGCTCGAAGAGGAGTGGCCCAGCAGCGAAGTCGTGGACATGGTCGAGAAAAAGCTCTACGAGATCACCCAGGATTCGCAGACGAGCGATTTCAAAGACGCCGAGTCGGTGACGATCGATACGATGCGATACATCGAAGAGATGAAGGCGCGCGGTAATTCCGTACTGGTCGGTGTCGATACGGGGTTCGCTGAACTGAACAAGATGACGACGGGTTTCGGCAAGGGGGACCTCGTCATCGTTGCGGCGCGTCCGGCAATGGGGAAGACCTCCTTTGCGCTTAACATGGTGCAGAACCTGCTGCGAAAAGGGAAGGGCGTCGCTTTCTTCTCCCTGGAGATGCCGGCGGAGCAGCTGATGCTACGTCTGCTCTCCGTTGATACCTCCGTCCCGCTGCAGAAACTGCGTGTCGGGGATATGAATGACGAGGAGTGGACAAGACTCGGACAGGCGGTCGAACGGATGCAGTCGAGCAAGCTCTTTGTCGATGACCAGGGCTCGGTCAACATCAACCAGCTCCGTTCCCGTCTGCGCAAGCTCAAGGGGCAGCATCCCGAGATCGAGATGGCCGTTATCGACTACCTGCAGATCATGAGCGGCACGGGCACGCGGGACCGCCACCTGGAGGTCAGCGAAATGTCCCGGGGGCTGAAGATGCTGGCGCGTGAGCTGGAGATGCCCATCGTCGCGCTCTCCCAGCTCAACCGCGGCTTGGAGTCGCGCAACGACAAGCGCCCGATGCTCAGCGATATCCGCGAATCCGGCTCCATCGAGCAGGACGCCGACATCATCCTCTTCGTCTACCGCGACGACGTCTACCTCTACAAGGAGGAGAAAGAGCGTGAAAAGGCGGCAAAGGCCGAAGGCAAGGAGTTTACGCCCACCTATGTCGAGAAAGAGGAGGAAGAGGCCGAGATCATCATCGGTAAGCAGCGTAACGGTCCGACGGGCCATGTCAAGTTGCTCTTCCAGAAGCGGCTGACCCGTTTTGTCGATATGCCGACCTATAATGCAACGGAGATCGTCTACGAGAACGTCGATACGAAAAGCGCGGAGATGGATGTCGGCAGCGTTTCGATGCCGACGATCTGATCAACCCGTACCCCACTACTCCCTTCAATAAGTTTTGATAGAATATCTATAAACCAAAATAGTTATTCTATATGAAACTAGAGCCCCCTTCTCTTTTAACCTCCCCACGGGAAGTTGCCCTTTTCCTGGGTTTCGTTTTCGCTGCTTTTCTCCTTTCCCTTGGCGGGGAGTATCGTGCTTATACGCAATTGACCCGGTATGACGATGCGGTGATCTTTGCGACCGTCGAGCAGCAGTATGAAAAGCGCAAGGCGGAGCGGACCTACCAGGTGTTGAAGCTGCGCAGCGAGGCGGGTGCCTTCTTTTATATGACGGCCCCGGCGGCCCTGCGGAACCTGCAGGGGTATGCGGTACGGGTCTGGCTGCGAACGGACCGTCTGGATTTCAGGCACTATCTCAGCGGCTTTTTCGCCCATGGCGCTGTCGATGCCGTCTTGCCGCGACGCCAGTGGAAGTTTCGGGCGGGGGAGTGGTTCGCCGCCCAGCATGACGAGGGACGAAGCGGAGCGCTTTTTGCCGCACTTTTTACGGCAACGCCGCTGCCAACCGAGTTGCGAACGTCCCTGGGGCAGCTGGGCATCAGTCACCTGCTGGCGATCAGCGGCTTCCACCTGGGACTGCTCAGTGTGCTTCTGTTTACACTGCTGCGTTTTCCCTACCGCGCCCTGCAGTCGCGCTGGTTTCCCTGGCGCAACGCGCACAGGGATCTGTTCGCTGTCACGGCAATGATCCTGTTGGGCTATGCCCTCTTTTTGCAACTGCCGCCCTCCGTGCTGCGCGCTTTCGCGATGATGCTCATCGGTTTTTTTCTTTATGACCGCGGCCTCCGGCTGCTCTCGTTCCAATCCCTCTTCATCGCCGCCGTACTCTTGATTGCTATCTGGCCCCGGCTGCTCTTTTCCGTCGGGTTCTGCCTCTCCGTAGCGGGGGTCTATTATATTTTTCTTTTCCTGCACACTTTCGCCGACCGGGGCAAAATATTCACCTTCGTCGGGATGCACGTGTGGGTCTACCTGATGATGCTGCCGATCGCGCTGACGATTTTCGGTACCTTCTCGGCCCTTCACCCGCTCTCTATCCTCTGGACAATGCTCTTTATCCCTTTCTACCCGCTGACGCTGCTGCTGCACGCTGCCGGTGCTGGAGGCGTTCTTGATGCACCGATCGTCTGGATTCTCGAACTGCCAGTATCTGCGGTCAGGGTGGAGGCAGGGTGGTGGCTGCTGATCTCCTGGGGCGCTCTAAGCCTGCTTGCGCTTCCATCCAAGACGGTCAAAATGCTCCTGCCCTTTCTGGCCACGGCGGTATTTGTAGGCGCGGTCTATCAGGTAGCATAGCTTGAGGCCGTAGACGAAGATGATCCACGAGGTGTAGATCCAGATAAAGGTGAAGAGGACGATCGAGAAGGAGCCGTAGACGGTTGAATAGGTTTTGTTGTAGAAGATGTAGTAGACAAAACCGTTCTTGGCCAGCGTCCAGACGGCGGCGATGATAAAGGAGGTGATAAAGGCGGCCTTGGTGTCGACGTTGGTGTTGGGCGAGATCTTGTAGATGATGAAGAAAAGCATCCAGACGATGAAATAGGGGAAGAGGCTCACCAGGTTGAACCATGCCGTCGCCCCGTATTCGCCGAGTACGGCGGCGGCCCGGGTCGAGAGGTAGATGGAGAGACCGAAGGCGATCGGGCTCAAAGTTACCAGGGTCCAGTAGGTCGTGACCGACTGCCAGATGGAGCGGCGTTTTGTATGGAAGATCTTGTTGACGATGTACTCGTAGTTTTCGAAAAAGAGCATGGAGGCGACGACGATCATCACGGAACCGACGACGCTGAGTTTGACGGCGTTGCTGAGAAACTCGTCGATATATTGGGAGATCTGTTCGGACTGTACAGGCAGGAGGTTCTCGATGAGAAAGGTTTTCAGATCCGCGTAATACTCCTGGAAACTCGGCATCGTCACCGCGATGGAGAGGATGATCATCAGCAGCGGTATGACGGTGAAGATCGTGTAGAAACTGAGGCTCGAAGCGTAGTAGGTCAGCTCGGAGTCAAGGAGCTGGTTCCAGTAGTAGCGGGCGTGCCGCTTAAAGCGTTTCCAGGAGTAGCGGTGGATGTTCTCTTGCATACGAAGATTGTAGCACAAAGCGCTTTACGGAAGCGGTGCGCAGGGGCGCACCGGGGGAGTATGGGTTAGTCGAGTCCCATCTTGTTCGGGTTGAGGATGTTGTTGGGGTCGAAGGCCTTTTTGATCGCCTTGAAAAGATTCATCTCCTCGTCGGTAAAAGCCATGCCCATGTAGGGGGCCTTCGCCAGGCCGATGCCGTGCTCGCCGCTCAGCGTCCCGCCCATGTCGATGGTGGCCTGGAAAACCTCCTCGATTGCCTTGTAGCCGATTTTGACCTGTTCGGGGTCCTTGCCGTCGACCATGACGTTGGTGTGGACGTTGCCGTCGCC contains:
- the uvrB gene encoding excinuclease ABC subunit UvrB, with the translated sequence MGRFEVVTEYAPAGDQPGAIDTLSKSVLQGHRYQTLEGVTGSGKTYTMAKVIEKTQLPTIIMTHNKTLAAQLYSEFKAFFPNNHVEYFISYYDYYQPEAYIPRQDLFIEKDSSINDELERLRLSATANLLSYDDVIVIASVSANYGLGDPEEYAKMVQILEVGQEIEQKELLLRLVEMGYSRNDTYFDSGHLRVSGDVLDIYPPYLEDEAIRVEFFGDEIEAIYTFEVIANKKLEEKEKVTVYATSQFTVGQEKLSRAVKTIEDELGERLDNLLANEKIVEAQRLKQRTEFDLEMLETVGMCKGIENYSRHLTAKKPGEAPYTLLDYFAINHDKYMIIVDESHVSLPQFRGMYAGDRSRKEVLVEYGFRLPSALDNRPLKYEEFIDKAPHYLFVSATPADVELELSAVKAEQIIRPTGLLDPQIIIKDSDNQVEDLHDEIKKTVEKGDRILVTVLTKKMAESLTTYLADLGIQVQYMHSDIDAIERNQIIRSLRLGEFDVLIGINLLREGLDLPEVSLVAILDADKEGFLRSETSLIQTIGRAARNAEGRVVLYAKKMTRSMKAAIDTTTHRREKQMAHNEAHGITPTTVKRKLDENLKLEETGELYNKRKKMEKMPAAERKKILAELNQKMKEAAKKLEFEEAARLRDEITKIRQL
- a CDS encoding type II secretion system protein; its protein translation is MKRAGFTMIELIFVIVILGILAAVAIPKLAATRDDAKISAIIGNARTLIGDITAKRTALGEADFKLALYSDVSSVPANKGACGTAYAAADKLAGTTAYLCDSDAGTGCVTLQVDANGSTITVGTNTGTTVCDGVAADPAIIAYKATPINMGGSTVTR
- a CDS encoding type II secretion system protein, producing the protein MKKAAFTMIELIFVMLVLGILAVIAIPRLAAVRDDAEISRMASDVMTGSFECAAHVVARGAVDPTMSNMSQAIKNVVIAGKATESPRHVSFIMGTIPNCVMLDINQSSDGNVEEIQLSYANAGSDDLCLGLHDVIDEGKFPIPLKGRTIVR
- a CDS encoding type II secretion system protein, with amino-acid sequence MIELVFVIVVLGILAAIAIPKFAATREDAQISKGAADVAAIRSGIISVRQQYLLRGQTSYPSSLSGAGVASGKLFDGNGTGTILMYAVTPKTAGGHWRGTDPNYIYQVGTVNCGFTYNNANGTFNLTTTGQIYCDGLVGN
- a CDS encoding primosomal protein N'; the encoded protein is MPYFELSLLNTPLGALTYASDTPLEKGQIIEVSLQTRKRLGIVMKQVEQPAFETEKITALQSAYFKNWQIEFARFISEYYFCSLGEALGLFVPYDGLSNEVDQTLYGSIALSKRQEEVLTFLKKHPVSLLFGDTGSGKTEIYMKYFEAMLSQGKRSLFLMPEISLTPQMQKRLEAHFGDAVVMWHSKLTKKQKEKALIKIRSGEAGIIAGPRSALFLPIDDLGVIIVDEEHDDSYKSSSRPRYHARDMAIYYGKLLKIPVVLGSATPSLSSYVKFPHYRLKGGHFQSERAFEFEAHAEGITPKIESAIEATVAQKEQAMLFIPTRANFKYLICSSCGYTYECPFCSVGMSVHRYRRQVRCHYCGFAEAIPQHCPECQTGDLVSSRLGTAEAVEYFHEQQPQWRVAQFDRDKITTQKKLKELLHAFNEHEIDLLVGTQMLSKGHDYHAVTLAVVLGLDNLLSLSDYRARERALSLLLQIAGRSGRKKAARVIVQTFNAEFFSAYVDAYERFLEEEKLFREGMYPPYKKLCRVLFAHKKSETAEAAMRQMETGLKVFDTVEIVGAGKAPIEKIAGKYRYQILLRSDKSTDLIRALKTTKVPLAEIDMDPIEFG
- the ispG gene encoding flavodoxin-dependent (E)-4-hydroxy-3-methylbut-2-enyl-diphosphate synthase, whose protein sequence is MIKRYPTKQIYVGNVPVGGDAPISVQSMTYSRTRDVEATVEQINRLHFAGCDIVRVAVPDMEDALALRSIKEQISLPLVADIHFNYKLALVAAEVVDCIRINPGNIGEKSRVKDVVKACQERNIPIRIGVNAGSLEKQFDAKYGQTAEGMVASAEYNIKFLEDLGFTDIKVSLKASDVQRTVEAYRLLRPKNNYPFHLGVTEAGTKFHATVKSAIGLGTLLLEGIGDTMRVSITGELEEEINVGRAILKDSGAAGEGLNIISCPTCGRIEADLVSAVDEIEKRTKHIKAPLNVSVMGCVVNAIGEAQHADVAIAYGKGSGLVMVKGEVVARLEEKELVDKFVDEVEKMAGGNE
- a CDS encoding replicative DNA helicase; its protein translation is MEEKLYNLAFEKAVLSSIIFEPSQFEELEAILKSEDFYLPAHQDIYGAIVSLSRRDEPIDEEFIRKELNAKKKFDENVMLEILSANPISNTAAYIKELKDKSLKRHLLTLTTEIKKVALEEEWPSSEVVDMVEKKLYEITQDSQTSDFKDAESVTIDTMRYIEEMKARGNSVLVGVDTGFAELNKMTTGFGKGDLVIVAARPAMGKTSFALNMVQNLLRKGKGVAFFSLEMPAEQLMLRLLSVDTSVPLQKLRVGDMNDEEWTRLGQAVERMQSSKLFVDDQGSVNINQLRSRLRKLKGQHPEIEMAVIDYLQIMSGTGTRDRHLEVSEMSRGLKMLARELEMPIVALSQLNRGLESRNDKRPMLSDIRESGSIEQDADIILFVYRDDVYLYKEEKEREKAAKAEGKEFTPTYVEKEEEEAEIIIGKQRNGPTGHVKLLFQKRLTRFVDMPTYNATEIVYENVDTKSAEMDVGSVSMPTI
- a CDS encoding ComEC/Rec2 family competence protein, with translation MTRYDDAVIFATVEQQYEKRKAERTYQVLKLRSEAGAFFYMTAPAALRNLQGYAVRVWLRTDRLDFRHYLSGFFAHGAVDAVLPRRQWKFRAGEWFAAQHDEGRSGALFAALFTATPLPTELRTSLGQLGISHLLAISGFHLGLLSVLLFTLLRFPYRALQSRWFPWRNAHRDLFAVTAMILLGYALFLQLPPSVLRAFAMMLIGFFLYDRGLRLLSFQSLFIAAVLLIAIWPRLLFSVGFCLSVAGVYYIFLFLHTFADRGKIFTFVGMHVWVYLMMLPIALTIFGTFSALHPLSILWTMLFIPFYPLTLLLHAAGAGGVLDAPIVWILELPVSAVRVEAGWWLLISWGALSLLALPSKTVKMLLPFLATAVFVGAVYQVA
- a CDS encoding YihY family inner membrane protein; translation: MQENIHRYSWKRFKRHARYYWNQLLDSELTYYASSLSFYTIFTVIPLLMIILSIAVTMPSFQEYYADLKTFLIENLLPVQSEQISQYIDEFLSNAVKLSVVGSVMIVVASMLFFENYEYIVNKIFHTKRRSIWQSVTTYWTLVTLSPIAFGLSIYLSTRAAAVLGEYGATAWFNLVSLFPYFIVWMLFFIIYKISPNTNVDTKAAFITSFIIAAVWTLAKNGFVYYIFYNKTYSTVYGSFSIVLFTFIWIYTSWIIFVYGLKLCYLIDRAYKYRRGQKGQEHFDRLGWKRKQA